ataccctcaaataaaatgtcgccaatataaaacatttgatctcaaatccaaaatgctggagtatagagacacATTTGAAATGCTAGCTGCACTGTCCACATACACACGGAGGGGAGTGTATTTATGGCCTGGATGCTAGTCTGTtgctgctctcttgccaactccttgtTACTCAAGTCAAATGTgacatgacaattccataaggagttggcaagagctgAAAGAGACTATATATTTACATAAAGAAATTATactaaaacaacaaaacaaaatatttaaaaaataaaagctgaaagagaCTGGCACCAAGGCTAAAATATCTCATTCTAATCTACCTAGTTACATTTGTCCAATATTGCTATAAGTGCAACCCCCTTGCACTTGCacgacacacacactcaatcacacacacacgcacctgcaTGTGTCATGTGCATGACCTCACTCCATTAAAAGTGGTTATATTAGGACTTCGGTCAACCGCCCCAAAAGCATGCCAGAGTGTCACAGTCACTTAGAACATGTGACCAGTCAAAGGTCAAATGTCAGGGTGGATTCCAGCCAGTGGTAACAACATGAACACTAAATCCAGTCGACTAGCATACAGAAATAACTGTCCTCTGTCACAATGTAACTACCTCATAAACACTGTGGAGGAGGCTGGAACACAGACACATGTAGGCATACCTTGTAGACTAGCAGATGCAAAAAGAGAAACAGATATCCTAACAGATgcagatgcacacacacttggACACACACTGATCTCTGCATGGATAAGATACACAGCTGGTCGGTGAGACTTAATACAGGCACAACCGCTTTAAtgtgcacgcacacgcacacacataaacacacacactctctccctccctctctctgactgaCGTTGGCAGGTCTTGCGATGGGTGGGGGGCTTGCTGTGGTCTCGGGTGTATCCGTTCTGGCAGTACTGGCAGTGGCGCCCCGCTGTGTGATGCCGACACTTCAGACATACCCCCCCGCTGCGCCGGCCCGACTGCTGGAACACCTCCATGCTGAACCGACACTTAGAGGAGTGGCCGTTACACTCACAcactggagggagggagcgaaggagggAATGAATGAATTTCAGTAAAGGCAGTAAAGTTTACATCCATGATCCAAtttgcacacacatacatacacacacgcacacacagacacagtagtGGGGGGTGTGACTCACAGACGCACGGTTGTGGCTGACTAGGCGTGGCTCGTTGCCAGGGCCTGTCGTAGTAGTAGTCCTCACAAACATCGCAGTCCGCCCCTGCTGTGtggtgctcacacacacacaccgcccggCCCACATCATCACGACGACACCGAGAGGCATGTCCGTTACACTTACACCTGCCCCCCACCTGCAGGTCGGAAAGGGCCAGAGCGGGCCGGACAGGGGGGGCGGAGATCAATGGAGAGGGAGGAGCCAGCTCAAGATTCCGATTCGCTCTCACTTTAGAGTTCTGTTGGTTGTTCCTCCTCCTCCGAAGTTCCCGCCCCTCGTTGATTCTCCCCTGCTTGCTGTCGATTGTCCAATCACAGATGCTGCCTTCCTGACACGGACTCCAATGGTGGCCCCCCTCCCTCTCGCGGCCACGCCCTTTTCCTTTTCCGTTTCTTCTTTTGGAGATGTCTATTTCCATAGTGTCTCCTTCTGCCTCCTTCCGGGTCACGTTGTGTCCGTCCTCTCCCCGATCCCCCGACCCTTTGTTGTATCCTCCTCCGTTCCTCCTTCGTTTTTCTGtctttcttctctccttctccacaAACCCCCATTTATTGTTGTCCCCATTCACCTTATCCACCTGTCCCACCACAGCCTCGTTCTTCGACCCTGCCCTCCACCTCAGAACCCCCCCACCCGCTCCCTCCCCCCAACCGACCTCACCACTTTTCCCCTCTGAACTCCCCACCTTGGTCTGCTGGGACTGGGTCACCTCGTGGAACACTAACCGTATGTCCGTGGCCGTCACCCAGTCCTGCAGGGTGGGGCTGTAGTCAAAGTCTGGAGAAGAGGGTCTTCCATCTAGGGTGGAGAAGGCCAGCAACATGCCTCCCCGGTGCCTCTGCAGGGGCCGGGGGTCTGAGCACAGAGGCTCCGTCTCCTGGTGCCTGGTCTGGGCTACCGTCTGGGCCTGGAGCCCAAACTTCCCGGGGCAGTCGCTGGAGTAGTGCTGCATGGGCCTCCAGGTGCGCCCGTGGTCCATGGACTTGAGCACGGATAAGGAGACGGGGTCTGACGGCTCCCCCTGCTGGCAGAACTGCAGGCTGATGTAGGTGACCTCGAAGCGTCGGCCCAGGGGAAGGGTGAGGACCCAGTCCCCGCCGTCGAGGCCTCCCGCCTGGGCCGTCCAGCAGGTCAAGTTGTGGGGGTTGTGGAGGTCTGTGAGGGAGCTGACGTTAACAGCTTTCTGGTCGGGGGGTCTTCGGAGGGAGTGGGCGGTACTGACAGGGACACCGTGGGCGGCATTGATGAATTCCGACAGGCAGTGTCGCGGACGCCCATCCAAGTGGTAGCAGGGGTCATGGGGTGAGGTCCAGCTCAGAGgggaatgagagagggaaggggaaaggagggaaggagggaggaaagtgAGGAGAAGTAGGAGAAAAGGGAGAGccaaggaggggagaggggagaagggcagGAACATCATGTCATCGAGCCTGTGGGAGAAAATACTAAAATTAACGATTTTAGGGGATAAAGTGACGGGGTGAAATCATAAAAGGAAAATATATTGATGGATTTATATGACTTGCGGTTGGAGCCAAAGGGAGGGGCCGTCTGAGGTAAGGAGACCACCTGTGCCTTAATTGAAAACACACCAGCTCGCAGCACCACCATGAACATTCTAACATCCCTCGTATCCCTCGTATCCCTCATACAATCCAACCAAATCTACCTCCACCCTTAAACAGGCCTATTTCCCTACCCACGACAGTCTTTAAAAACCTATTATCTTGGCCCATAAAGAGCGGATGAGTGTACGGGTGAAAGCATATACCGAGTGGATGAGTGTATGGATGAGAGTGTGTAGAAACCCAGCCCATAAGTCGTGCTTGAGTGTATGGATAAAAGTGTGTACAAAGTAAAGAGCGTATGCAGAGTGGACGAGTGTATGGATGAGAGCGTATAAAGAGTGGATGAATGTGTGGATGAGATGGATGAAAGCATACAGAAAACCAGCGGGTCTGTACGGGATGACAAAAAACAGCTGGGTCTGAAAACACAAGCTGGGCAGCATCCATCATCTTTATGGTCCTCCTTTTAAATCCTTCTCCCGCCGCTCTGCTCCACTCCACTCTACTCAACGCAACGCACATGGGCAGGAACCCGAGTTTTGGAGAGCCCAAAGTGTGGAGAgaaatggaaggagagagagagagagggtgtgagaaagaaagacaaagagaggggaaggaaggagagatggagctTAGTGTggaagatggagggaaagatttATAGAAGAGAACGCGAGAAATGTGTGTTCAGCTTAAACCCCTGTACAGTCACTTCCTGTGAGAAGACAAACACAGACTTGTGTATGTCCTTAGTGTGAACAGATTCCCTTCCCTCCTAAAACGGCTGGTGATgtgttaaatgtatttgtctgcCAAGAATTGATAGTGATACCAGAGAAGGTTACTTCATTTGCGCCTGCAGACATGGGCGAACAATGCGTCTACTTTTCCTGCCAACATGATCTACAACAAACTTTGCGGTTTTATAGACAGACGGATAGGCTGGGGGCAAGCAAACAAGACTCATACCCAACACTTCACACCAAGCAATTTACAAAGACACAGATTGTTAGGATCCATCTATTTTCCAGGCCCTCCTCTATTTCTCTGTAAATGTATCTCTGCTATGCAGTGTGTCCGTCTCgctctttccctcctccccttTTACTCATTCCCTCTCTACTGTcattgcattctctctctctctctctctctctctctctctctctctctctctctctctctctctctctctctctctctctctctctctctctctctctctctctctctctctctctctctctctctctctctctctctctctctctctatatatatatatatatatatatatatatatatatatatatatatatatgcaccaTATTCTGGGAATATCTCTAACAGCGTCTTGATTGACGATGTCCTAACAAGCGTTTGACACTAACAGTGCAGTCAGTGGGGCTGTATAAACCAACCCcataggagaggatagaggatagaaaAAATGGTTGGGAGCCACCCAGGGCTAGTCATCCCACTCAATTAAACCACAGCCCGAAACTTGAGGCTTCTCTTAGGACTACAGCACTATAAGTGGCTCCGGGGGGGTTACAACGGAAGTTATTATTTAAGTCACCCCCCAAAACGTGTTATGATTCCCTGCGAGCCCCCCAAAAAGCAGACTGTCCCAACCTGGCTCTGTGGGATCGGGTGGATGATGAGGCTTGTCAGGTATATCGGGCGGCTATGTTTTGGGGTGTCGTTATTGGAAACGCCACGACCGGCGGCTGAGGTGACGAGTGGTCCGACTGCAGCCCCTGTCCTGCTCTGACGCATTCCTGGGGTCCGGTGTGCACCCCTTGAGCATTCCACACGTGTTGCAACATGCCCCGTTGGGAACCCGAACAGCCCGCTAAAAACTGAGCCTCATTAATTGATCGACTGATTAATTAGGTCTCGTGTTTCATATTGGCGTCAGGGTGGAGGGTTTCGCtcgaggggagaaggggggagatggggagaggggatgTCTGGTACAGTATAATCAGGTATAAAGGAGGTAAAGATGGTGGTGGGGTGGTGGGTTAGGGGAATTCATGGAATGATTCTTAAAAAGGGTTTTGGTGATTGAGGAATGTCTGAGAAATTCAGACAAGATGCTGTTGGTGGGTAGGGGCGTAAGGGGTTATTAAGGGGGGTTAGGATACAGAGGCGAGGGGGTTGTTTGCTATTCCCCATGACGTTATTTGCACTCGTCTTTCTCGGTAACATTGCCACTAATTAAGCATAGCCCCCATAACAAACTACATGATGGAGGGAAGCTTTTCAGAGAGGAGCACTCAGTACAGGGCTCTTTAAAGTGCGCCTCACCATTCTCTGTGCCCCGAGGCCAAATCCAGACCCTTACCCCCCTCATCCCCCTCCGCTCCGATACCAGATCGCCAGTCTGGCACCTGGAATGTAACCCAGCCACCAGATATTGTTTCAATGTTTTTTCTCAGTCACTTTCCATAAATTCACACACCCAACATGTCGGAAGAACACGGTGGATGAGTGGCATTCCTCTTTAATAGAGCTTTAAAGACGAGAAGAAGACAGGAAAAACATTCATATCCCAAATATTGTACAACATAGaagtaactgacaaaataaaggaaacaccatcATAAAGTGTCTTAATGGGGCGTTGGGGCACCACgggccagaacagcttcaatgtacTTTGGCagagattctacaagtgtctggaagtggaactctattggaaggatgagacaccattcttccacaaaaAAATCCataatttgttgttttgttgatggAAAACGCTGTCTTAGGCGCAGCTCCAGAATCTCCAATAAGTGTTCAACTGAGTTGAGATTTGGTGACTAAGGCGACCATTGCATAtggtttatacagttgaagtcggaagtttacatacaccttagccaaatacatttaaactcagtttttcacaatttctgacatttaatcctagtaaaaattccctgtctaaggttagttaggatcaccactttattttaagaatgtgaaatgtcagaataataatagagagaatgatttatttctttcatcacatttccagtgggtcagaagttacatactctcaattagtatttggtagcattgcctttaaattgtttaacttgggtaaaacgttttgggtagccttccacaagcttcccacaataagttgggtgaattttgttccattcctcctggcagagctggtgcaactgagtcaggtttgtaggcctccttgctcacacacactttttcagttcttcacaaaaatgttctataggattgaggtgagggctttgtgatggccactccaataccttgactttgttgtccttaagccattttgccacaattgtggaagtttgcttggggtcattgtccatttggaagacccatttgcgaccaagctttaacttcttgactgatgtcttgagatgttgcttcaatatatccacataattttcctccctcgtgatgccatttattttgtgaagtgcaccagtccctcctgcagcaaagcacccccacaacatgatgctgccaccccctgtgcttcacggttgggatggtgttcttcggcttgcaagcctccccttttttcctccaaacataacaatggtcattatggccaaacagttctatttttgtttcatcagaccagaagacatttctccaaaaagtacgatctttgtccccatgtgcagttgcaaaccgtagtctggcttttttatggtggttttggagcagtggcttcttccttgctgagcggcctttcaggttatgtcgatataggactcgttttactgtggatatagatacttttgtacctgtttcctccagcatcttcacaaggtcctttgctgttgttctgggattgatttgcacttttcacaccaaagtacgtttatctctaggagacagaattcgtctccttcctgagcggtatgacggctgcgtggtcccatggtgcttatacttgcgtactattgtttgtacagatgaacgtggtatcttcaggcatttggaaattgctcccaaggatgaaccagacttgtggaggtctacaattttttttctgaggtcttggctgatttcttttgatttccccatgatgtcaagcaaagagcactgagtgtgaaggtaggccttgaaatacatccacaggtacacctccaattgactcaaatcataattttctggaatttcccaagctgtttaaaggcacagtcaacttagtgtatgtaaacttctgacccactggaattgtgattcagtgaattataagtgaaataatctggctgtaaacaattgttggaaaaattactcatgtcgtgcacaaagtagatgtcctaaccgacatgccaaaactatagtttgttaacaagaaatttgtggagtggttgaaaaatgagttttaatgactccaacctaagtgtatgtaaacttccgacttcaactgtattgttTTCATGGTCATGacaccattcagtgaccactagtgccctgtggatgggggcattttCATTCTATAGCCATGGTAGTCAAAATAATGGCGTGCCCGGCACTTTTATACATgatcctaagcatgatgggatgttaattgcttaattaactcaggaaccacacctgtgttgaAGCCCCTCCTTTCAATATagtttgtatccctcatttactcaagtgttgcCATTCTTTGGGCAATTAATAGGCATATCCATTACAATAACTTATCATGGAGAATCACATAAATAACGTTTTTCCAGAGTAAATAGGAACCGATCACGGACATTGAATACTATTTCACGCTTacatcatatactgtatatactaaaGTATCAAAACGATTTGTCAGCAAGGCTTTCGATGATGTCACTTTTCAAAAACCTTACATAAGCGAATAGCGTTTAAGTAAGGTCAATTATGTCTCTGGAGGGAGGCAGTATGCATGGTCTTTTAAAGCAGCAGCGGTCAGTATGCTCAGCTGTGCTCGGCTGGCGAAGGCCTGGAAAAATACTTCATGACAACCTGGGCCATGTTTACAGCATAGTCTAACATGGTGGGAGATAGCTAACAGGAGAGCCTTCTGCTCATGTTCTCACAGTAAGCCTTCAGTAGAAATCTGCTCTAAGACACTTTGTATAATCGTTCGTTCCTTTATACTTATGAGTTCAATGAGTTGTCATAGGGTCAAAGGTGTGAGGAGTTTCAAAGTAGCGCTTTGGGTTCAAACAGTCTGCTCTGTAAAATCCCGCCACTTCCACCAGTTGTTTTAAATGCTTTGCTACTGTATGTTCCGTCAACGTGTGGGGAGGTTGTGCTTTGGGGTTCGGATAATAAGAAGATATACTAGGGGTACTAAGGGAGAGATGAGATTGGATACCAGGCTGTAAGAGAGGCGTATGAGCGTGGCAATAGAGGTTAAAGAAGTGGGGTAAGACACAGAGAGCATAAGGGCACTGAGAGAGGGATATGATTATAGAGGGTGGTAATATGGGTGTAAGAAGGTGGTTAGAAACGTGTAAGGTGATAAAAGTAGGGAATAAGTGGAGGATACGAGAGTAAGACGTTGACATATTAAAGAGAATACGAGGCCAGAGGGATAGGAGGGGGATTTGGAGAGGGCTAAGTGGTATACTGTGGGTGAAGGAATAAAGGCTAATAAATTGAGAATAGGATGTCATTAAGAGGTGACATGGGCAGAAGTGGGCAAGGAAGATGATGCCTTCTGCTATCTGTCAGCTCCCCTTGCCTCCGTTCCACTCTGTGGTCTAAATCTGTGTCTTTTGGGGCTGTATCTGGAGCAAATGAGCTGGATTTGGCCTGTCTCACACACTTTAACATTCCTTGTCATGGGCAGCAGTGTAGAGCACTACCCAGCTATTCCGCAGCCCAGCCACAGCCTCAGCACGACCATAGAATACAACATGCAAGATGGAGGCAGAGGAGACAGTGTGCTTTGTAAACAGTAGGCTTTGTTAATTCGTTATTGTGCAATATTTGATATGGTTGTCTAATGCACTTATATTAAACTGGCTAAATAGCTAATTCAAACGGGTAAAGGATGTGGCTTATTAAAATACCACGAGGAGTAAGAAGTGTAGGCCTGATAGAAATCATGTTCAAACAACTCTGGTCCACAGTGGATGACTTCTTTCAAGAAcgtataacaatataacaatttGTTAATTTCCAATTGTCCTTAGCACGTCTGAAACATAACGCAGCATAGAGACAAGGAGAAGAGAAAAGCTATGTATTCTCCCTGTATTCCCAAACAGCATTCCTGTCCGCTCCAACACAGGGTGTTATTCCACACGGAGCAGATTCCAGCAGCACTGTTTTAGGTGTAATAATCTAATTTTAGTGGGGCGGTGAGGAGGCGCAACTGACAGCACGCACAAAATGGATTATCGCCGCTCCTGCACGTATCTTTAGCAGGCCCTGTCCCTCAGGTTCGCACCTCCAACGCGCAGCCAAACGGCCGCCTGCTATGGGCGCCCCTCGGCCTGAAGTCAAGAAGGGAAATGGAACGACACGAAGATGATTTATAAAGGGAAAAGCTTTTTAAAACAGGCCAGACGACTCAGCTTGGACATATTTCAGGGATCGAATAAGAGAAGGTATGCCCTAAAGcacatgtcaaactcattccacggagggccgagtgtctgtgggttttctctcatcccttgtacttgattgattaagtaaggtcactaattaggaactcccctcatctgGTTTTCAAGGTCTTAATTGGAactaaaaaaaacaaaacagcagACACTAAGTCCTCCATGGAATGAGCTTGACATCCCTGCCCTAAATcagaggtgtcaaactcattccacagagggtcGAGGGTCTGCGGGTTTTTTGGTTTTTAATTtaaattaagacctagacaaccaggtgaggggagttccttactagttagtgaccttaattcatcaatcaagtacacgggtggagcgaaaacccacagacactcggccctctgtggaatgagtttgacatatGTGCCCTAAAGGAAGCGAGGCTATTTCGCTCAATTTCGCTCTGGTTCTCGTCCCACGCTAGTTTATAACCTATCACACAAGTCGACAATGCGCTAAGCAAACCCATGGAGGTTTCGCCTCAATGTCGATATTGAAAAACAGATGGACATCTTCAAGTAATGCCAAAAACAACCTCGGGCGAAATGAAAATGAAAGTGAAGCCCATTTTACTAAGTGGAAGACATGTCATTGTGGAATTCACAATTAATTGCAGGCCACAGTAAGAATCGGAGAAAAGTATATTTTGACCATCCATTGACTTAGATTTAGAACATGCCTATTAAATCCTATTTAAAGCATGCAGAAGAAGAATTAGGCCTACAAAATCCCGTTTGATATAAATTCAATTGACCGAAGATTGTGACAAGTAAATAGATGAACATATTGTAGACTATTTGTGTTATGTTAATTAAATCCCCCTCGAAACATTTTTCATGGCGACAGAGGCGAAGGTGAAATCTCTACAGATACATGCAGCGTATGGGCCTGTGTTGACCTTGGAACTCGTTAAACGTAACATGTTGGAGACAATTCGATAGAAAATAATATGCGTTTGGAATTTGAATTACCAGGCAAAAAGCTACATTACCGTTTTTCTCATTAGAAAATAGAACTTAATAGCCTTTTTTGACCAATAAATCACGAATTGTTAAGCCTCTTATTATTAGtataattattgttattattaaatcAATAAATTGAATGATAATTGAATAACCAACCTAGGCAATAGAGATTATTTAAATAAGATTATTTAAGGAAAAAGAGCAATAGCCTACTGTTGGCTAAATAAATGTTCCCCAATATTAATTCAATAAATTGAAACCCAAGTTATACTCTGGGGTGCATCCGGTTTAGACAAATGGGTGTAATAAATGAAACACCCTTCGAAGAAAAATAGTTGGATTGGTTCATTTAACACAAATGTCTATCAAATTTAGTACGATTGTTCTTGTCCAGGGTCACTTGCTGCGCGCCGCCAAATTGTCTATAATTGCACATTCCAGTAATTATGCTCAATTTGCTTCATCTTGCAGAGACAGAACATGATGTAAGCCTATATTGTATTCTACGCATTTAAGTGTTATTATCTTTCTGATCTCACACTTAATCGCAATTTTCGTTATTTTCTCGAAATAAGTATAAGCTATTTATCATGGCTGTTGTTCCTGTAGAAACACACATGCCCAATGGCATATCGCTGCTTTCAAGAGGGAAATGCGATAGGCCCTagtcatataataataataatgattcgtctattattattattgttattattattattatatttcaattcaatttatttTAAACCTAAATAAAGGGGAGCCGAAACAGAATAACAGTTCTGACAATAACCTTACTTTTTTGTGATGATGAACGTATTAATACAATTGTAAACATCCACTTCATGACTTATACTGTATATCAGCTAGTCCTAAAAATATTGAGGCACCTCTTGAAATGACTCAATCCAATACTTCCAAAATCTTAGTTTTGACAATGAAACTCTCCCAACTAACTCAACAGGCTTTTTAGATTTCAAATATTTAATTAACATAATCACGCAAGAATAATTATTACCTTACGTTAGGATATTAAGATATGAAATAAACCATAGGCTACCATCATAAAACAATATTCCAATGAAAATGGTCTCAGGCTGAATTATTCCATTTATTTATCAATAATACTATATTATGCTCAGATATGCCTATATTCCCATGAAGACGACAGGTTTATATCAAATCAATCTTCAATAAAATAAAGTGTAAATCATCATTTGGATACATAAAGCCTGCAATGGGTTATAGCCTACCCATGGAGAGTAAGTGCCTGAGTATACAGTACTTATAGCGCGAACTTTGGCCCTCTCACCGGGTCCAAATGATCAACTTGTCAATGCCTAGTCCTTCCATTTTAAATTTAAAACAGGT
The sequence above is drawn from the Salvelinus namaycush isolate Seneca chromosome 36, SaNama_1.0, whole genome shotgun sequence genome and encodes:
- the LOC120030408 gene encoding netrin-1-like, with amino-acid sequence MMFLPFSPLPSLALPFLLLLLTFLPPSLLSPSLSHSPLSWTSPHDPCYHLDGRPRHCLSEFINAAHGVPVSTAHSLRRPPDQKAVNVSSLTDLHNPHNLTCWTAQAGGLDGGDWVLTLPLGRRFEVTYISLQFCQQGEPSDPVSLSVLKSMDHGRTWRPMQHYSSDCPGKFGLQAQTVAQTRHQETEPLCSDPRPLQRHRGGMLLAFSTLDGRPSSPDFDYSPTLQDWVTATDIRLVFHEVTQGATIGVRVRKAAALALSDLQVGGRCKCNGHASRCRRDDVGRAVCVCEHHTAGADCDVCEDYYYDRPWQRATPSQPQPCVLCECNGHSSKCRFSMEVFQQSGRRSGGVCLKCRHHTAGRHCQYCQNGYTRDHSKPPTHRKTCQPCQCHPMGAVGLWCNQTSGQCLCRDGVMGLRCNRCAPGYKQGHSPLRPCIRIQEVAPTTPVYQPQYSIAEECLSYCLPSQVKVRMNLETYCLKDYVLKLQVRGMERSGPWWQFSIWIQTVFRTGSSSSVRRGPQALWVPDRDLGCGCPTLQVGRTFLLIGAEEGGRGPEERRLVADRSTLALQWREHWNPKLRGFRGQDKRGRCPTGGDPHRGHLKHHHSEYTPPHLVVEKETVVEVHPEHTNPHTHSHPHTPSESMKDMEEEAEHSVALDTHTHTQSSSHHRPETPQEQQQEQTPSPSTPILMCSTPV